The following coding sequences are from one Pigmentibacter sp. JX0631 window:
- the asnB gene encoding asparagine synthase (glutamine-hydrolyzing): MCGYAGVMFSQDSSFASIPNHKDIFFSSANNVKHRGNEPLRKAEFENILLAHYRLAFLDIASNIQPMLSKNKKWVIVFNGEIYNHNLLRKKITAEQGYHFSTKSDTESILEGFLNYGLEIEKYLDGEYSFVICKTDGSELIAMRDPFGVKPLYFGLEDVQTNIFSTAQESYLFKTKTLHFSSEIKGLSIEKKWQRDGFLRQITGLYEPIRTPYQNIIQLPPNSFLYAKKQNDYYVCKIQLKKQPVRPILTDSDLNQDEMLHEFSKTLYKSVEYRMLSEVELGVYLSGGIDSRAVTYEMINYLQHKKINRPLKSFTISFDNEEYSEATEALSFAQKYSVTPNILKVSNLNLSYAYKHAVYHSENVQPYTNCAAKWWLSKFAGKYVKGVLTGDGADELLGGYPSFKYASWWKFALSSVPGDNVFDKIKKLTSGASLRDGTLMKKLTPEKDPWLVGSSVEGTGEDFMESLMLWGVPHPLFSQIKTIASAILGNDEATKWLSEQKESIRSWYSFGYQSDDEFLSNPTNTLALWQNYFCKTHLPVQILNVVGDRMEMANSVEGRTPFLSREMAKLVAKLKDSMLIRGYEDKSILRRCYAKKIGQNFAMAPKKQFGSPFLFNENLIRNYQELITNKVKDTQLFEIKNTSGLFEFMRSDFLKKKASPHLLTQISSAFQALICFTILDDTLIKNNPPKKEEDYEEKVLNQKII; the protein is encoded by the coding sequence ATGTGTGGCTATGCTGGTGTTATGTTCAGTCAAGACAGTTCATTTGCTTCCATTCCAAATCATAAAGATATATTTTTTTCTTCTGCTAATAATGTAAAACATAGAGGTAACGAGCCGTTACGCAAAGCTGAATTTGAAAACATTTTACTTGCACATTATAGACTTGCTTTTCTTGATATAGCTTCTAATATTCAACCTATGCTTAGTAAAAATAAAAAATGGGTTATTGTTTTCAATGGTGAAATTTATAATCATAACTTGTTACGTAAAAAAATTACCGCAGAACAAGGTTATCATTTTTCAACAAAAAGTGACACCGAATCAATCTTAGAAGGATTTTTAAACTATGGTCTTGAAATAGAAAAATATCTTGATGGCGAATATAGTTTTGTCATTTGCAAAACCGACGGTTCAGAACTTATTGCAATGCGAGATCCCTTTGGAGTAAAGCCTTTATACTTTGGATTAGAAGATGTTCAAACCAATATTTTTTCTACAGCACAAGAGTCTTATTTGTTTAAAACAAAAACACTACACTTTTCTAGTGAAATAAAAGGACTATCTATTGAAAAAAAATGGCAAAGAGATGGCTTTTTAAGGCAAATCACTGGTTTGTATGAACCAATTAGAACACCTTATCAAAATATAATTCAATTACCTCCAAATTCATTTTTATATGCGAAAAAACAAAATGATTATTATGTCTGTAAAATTCAATTAAAGAAACAACCTGTACGCCCTATTCTTACAGATAGTGATTTAAATCAAGATGAAATGTTGCATGAATTTAGTAAAACTTTATATAAATCAGTTGAATATAGAATGCTCTCAGAGGTTGAATTAGGTGTTTATTTAAGCGGAGGAATTGATTCTAGAGCTGTTACTTATGAAATGATTAATTATCTACAACATAAAAAAATTAATCGTCCATTAAAATCTTTTACAATAAGTTTTGATAACGAGGAGTACAGTGAAGCAACAGAAGCACTTTCGTTCGCGCAAAAATATAGTGTTACTCCAAATATATTAAAAGTCAGTAATTTAAATTTAAGTTACGCATATAAACATGCTGTATATCATTCAGAGAATGTACAACCATATACTAATTGTGCGGCAAAATGGTGGCTTAGTAAATTTGCAGGGAAATATGTTAAAGGTGTTTTAACTGGAGATGGAGCTGATGAACTTTTAGGTGGTTATCCAAGTTTTAAATATGCAAGTTGGTGGAAATTTGCTTTAAGTAGTGTTCCTGGCGACAATGTTTTTGATAAAATAAAAAAATTAACATCTGGTGCAAGTCTGCGAGATGGAACCTTAATGAAAAAGTTAACACCAGAAAAAGATCCATGGCTGGTTGGTTCTAGCGTTGAAGGGACAGGCGAAGATTTTATGGAAAGTCTTATGCTTTGGGGAGTACCACATCCCTTATTTAGCCAAATTAAAACTATTGCTTCTGCTATTTTAGGAAATGATGAAGCTACTAAATGGCTTAGTGAACAAAAAGAATCCATTCGCTCATGGTATTCATTTGGTTATCAAAGTGATGATGAATTTTTAAGTAACCCAACTAATACTCTTGCTTTATGGCAAAACTATTTTTGTAAAACACATCTTCCCGTACAAATTTTAAATGTAGTTGGAGACAGAATGGAAATGGCTAATTCTGTCGAAGGTCGTACACCATTTTTGTCCCGAGAAATGGCAAAACTAGTTGCCAAATTAAAAGATAGTATGCTTATTAGAGGTTATGAAGATAAATCTATTTTACGCCGTTGTTATGCAAAAAAAATTGGGCAAAATTTTGCCATGGCTCCCAAAAAACAATTTGGATCACCATTTTTATTTAATGAAAATTTAATAAGAAATTATCAAGAATTAATAACAAATAAAGTAAAAGATACACAATTATTTGAAATTAAAAACACTTCTGGACTATTTGAATTTATGCGTTCTGATTTTTTAAAGAAAAAAGCAAGTCCACATCTTCTAACTCAAATTAGTTCTGCTTTTCAAGCGTTAATTTGTTTTACTATTTTAGATGATACTTTAATAAAAAATAATCCCCCTAAAAAAGAAGAAGATTACGAAGAAAAAGTATTAAATCAAAAAATAATTTAA
- a CDS encoding NAAT family transporter, whose protein sequence is MDFITSLMDQSSAVGAAIAYLFTTFISVFVMVDPFAAIPVYLLLTERFTPTDVKKTRRKAVLVASSILLVFAFTGMSVLNIFGISISALRIAGGILLLKFALEHMMGSSEKINHDEEDESKHKDDISIVPLAMPLLAGPGAISTVVAQATNANNIYYYFLLTIAIILVMWVSSLTLKFSQHLYRVLGKTGLNLMGRIMGILIAALAIQFVITGLRDSFPNLWK, encoded by the coding sequence ATGGATTTCATCACTTCTTTGATGGATCAAAGCTCAGCTGTAGGTGCTGCCATTGCTTATCTATTTACTACATTTATTTCAGTATTTGTAATGGTCGACCCCTTTGCCGCTATACCAGTTTATCTTCTTTTAACAGAACGTTTCACCCCAACTGATGTCAAAAAAACCAGACGAAAAGCTGTTTTAGTCGCTTCTTCGATTCTATTGGTATTTGCCTTTACAGGAATGAGCGTTCTAAATATTTTTGGAATTTCTATTTCCGCTCTTCGTATTGCAGGAGGTATCCTACTGCTTAAATTTGCGCTTGAACATATGATGGGCTCTTCAGAAAAAATCAATCACGATGAAGAAGATGAAAGCAAACATAAAGATGACATTTCCATCGTACCTTTAGCAATGCCTCTGCTAGCTGGTCCAGGAGCTATTTCTACGGTTGTTGCTCAGGCAACCAATGCAAACAATATTTACTATTACTTTCTTCTCACGATAGCTATTATCCTTGTTATGTGGGTCAGTTCTTTAACCCTTAAATTTAGTCAGCATCTTTACAGAGTTTTAGGTAAAACTGGCTTAAATTTAATGGGTCGTATTATGGGTATTTTAATTGCCGCCCTCGCTATCCAATTTGTGATCACTGGTTTACGCGATTCCTTCCCTAATCTTTGGAAATAA
- a CDS encoding PilZ domain-containing protein: MKFVAISQDKGLALSICSEFKQQGYDVFSAFSLKEAENICQTEKPDVLVAEHTQIDGNFFDFYDKLKEKFIKETPPVAILLTESASELTPDVAIAMGLWALYTKPFQIKSLYYSVEDAVFSRKEGYTKRLDERIELTSKVNIKLPSSPKVISTFSTNISFGGFFAALTEEFPEVGDIIEFRLMFSSLESLEGKGKVAWVRKEAKAGEQSGCGIQFTEGREKYVKFLVPVINETRTRQIETASFKVEDLNDILNQSVRAAKEKISKTVTEIYLLPANEKISVMCRSPQMLSVFSLLIYEIVYPMREIKGSNCMIAIKDTGKKMVDIILTCMPPGASLFVEALIEEKIQPILDMHKAKIHCEFNSISSTVVITLEKV; encoded by the coding sequence GTGAAATTTGTGGCTATCAGTCAAGATAAAGGATTAGCATTATCTATTTGTTCTGAATTTAAGCAACAAGGGTATGATGTTTTTTCAGCTTTTTCATTAAAAGAAGCGGAAAATATTTGTCAAACAGAAAAACCCGATGTCTTAGTGGCTGAACATACTCAAATAGATGGGAATTTTTTCGATTTCTATGATAAATTGAAAGAAAAATTTATTAAAGAAACACCACCTGTTGCAATACTTCTAACAGAATCTGCAAGTGAACTCACTCCAGATGTTGCCATCGCTATGGGGCTTTGGGCGTTGTATACAAAACCTTTTCAAATTAAATCTTTGTATTATTCAGTAGAAGATGCAGTTTTTTCAAGAAAAGAAGGATATACAAAAAGATTAGATGAACGGATAGAGTTGACATCAAAAGTGAATATAAAATTACCTTCTTCGCCAAAAGTCATTTCAACATTTTCGACAAATATTAGTTTTGGCGGATTTTTCGCTGCTTTAACCGAAGAATTTCCAGAAGTAGGCGATATTATTGAATTTCGTTTGATGTTTTCCTCCCTTGAATCTCTAGAGGGCAAAGGAAAGGTGGCTTGGGTTCGCAAAGAAGCGAAAGCGGGAGAACAGTCGGGGTGTGGAATTCAGTTTACGGAAGGTAGAGAAAAATATGTTAAGTTCCTTGTTCCAGTAATTAACGAAACAAGAACAAGACAAATTGAAACGGCTTCATTTAAAGTGGAAGATTTAAATGATATTTTGAATCAATCGGTAAGAGCTGCAAAAGAAAAAATTTCTAAAACAGTAACAGAAATTTATTTACTTCCAGCAAATGAAAAAATATCTGTTATGTGTCGAAGTCCGCAAATGTTGAGTGTATTTTCCCTACTCATCTATGAAATTGTCTATCCTATGCGCGAAATAAAAGGATCAAATTGCATGATAGCCATTAAAGATACTGGCAAAAAAATGGTTGATATCATTTTGACCTGCATGCCACCGGGGGCGTCATTATTCGTTGAAGCTTTAATTGAGGAAAAAATTCAACCTATTTTAGATATGCATAAAGCAAAAATACATTGTGAATTTAATTCTATTAGTTCAACTGTAGTAATTACTCTAGAAAAAGTCTAA